The Gossypium hirsutum isolate 1008001.06 chromosome A13, Gossypium_hirsutum_v2.1, whole genome shotgun sequence nucleotide sequence GACTTCCCCATTAACTAGAATCAACAGTGGAGTCTAGTTTTCCAGTGAAATAATAGGCAAATATCGAGTTTGAAGGGAAATAGTCAAATTCATTTATACTGAACATTCCAAATAGAAGCCTGATTACTTCCAAATATATATTAGATGTATGGTAAACTATGGGAAATATAAATGCATATACATAGCCATGTCAATGTGCCTAGATTCTTGGAAACATCAAACATGTCTGTGTTGAAGCATCACAGTAGTATTGTTGTCCATAGATCATAGCTTCGAAGAGTAATTCACTTAAAATATCTTATTCGATACAAAATTAACTCTCATAGAGCAGGAAAAAAAAGCTTGCTAGAAGAGAATGTTGGGGGAAAAAAAAAAGCACTACTTAATAGAGCATCACAAAAGTCCCACAAAATTACAGGGAAAAAAAGGTGTTTGTTTCAAATGCAATGTGCTTACCCACCGTCGTGCCTGAGCAATATTATTCTCTGAATAGTACGAAGCTGATTCCATTGAGCGCAGCACAGTAGCTACTCCAGGTTCTTGAGACAAACCAAAGGCAGCATCGGGTTTCTTACTGGGATCAAATCCGAACTTACAACCCACAGCACAAGTTTTCCATTCCTACATACCATAAAAAAGGAAGTCAACAATAAACAAGGACATGTAATTTAGGCCTAAAAAGCCACTAAAACAACATTAAAGATGGGAAGAAGAATATGCAAAATGACAAGTCAACAAGCACTGGTATCATTTTAAGTCCTAACATAATTAGAGTAGAAACAAAGGGAAATGTCCACGATAAACTTAAACAATCTTTTATTGACTTCTAATACTACAAAAACAAGATCTTCTTTTTTGGAAAAGTGGTATTTTAGCATCCATGTGAGCAGAGAAAAACTCGGCTGCAGAATGTACATGCAAAACCAGCAGCGTATGGCAGCCCCTTACATCAATTACTACAAGCTGCTGAACCAATGGCCTAATTATTGAAACCAAAAACTTCTACAAAGACTTTTCATCCTGGTACATACATCAAAAACAATGAACTTCTAATATGCTCAATAGTATAGTGAAAAAGACCCGATGTTCCCTCAAAACAAACAAGTGCCATAAGCAGTATTTCATTTGCAAATAACACTTATCggtaaacttcaaaatttcataGACAAATCATTCAGAAAACTTCACAATCTTAAAAGCCAAAGGTTCAAACCAGCTCAGTGCTCAATAGTAATGTTGTTCAGACTCTTCATTTTTGTTGAACTATCCGTGTATGGAGATATAATTTTCAAAGATCCTCCAAACACAGAGAAAAACATTGAAAAGACTAATAATACCGTATCAGGTATATACTTGTATCCTACACTCACACAAAAGTCCGAGTAACATAGTCCAATACATTATATGATTAAAGAACTTGCAAAACATCAATAAAAAGTAATGAAGGAACCTGCTCAGTGCCTGAAACCCAAATGGGATCTTTGCTAAAATCCCTTGAATAAACCACGGCATCTTCTCTCTCAAGCCACTGTTCGCAGTTCTGTGCAACTCCGTTCTGATCACCACCCAAAGCTTCAATCTCATTGTCAACGCCAGATACTGCTACTCCCTCAGAAGAGTGGGATTTATAGAACATATCAGGCCATGAATCGAAAAAGGCGGCGTTTTTAGCCATGTCGAGGCGACCAAGAAACGAGATTTCAGCTATGACCACGACGGCCACTACTAAAGGCAGCAAATTGGAGCACTTTTTCTTGTGGGAAACAGATGTAGAAGATGGCGGCAACCCATTGGATACGGGTAAGCCTTCTTGGGTTCTTGACCCTTTTAGGTTTGAGACAATACCCATCATTCAAAAACAGAGTCTTCTTTTTTTTCAACGTCAAAATTTTGATGTATGATATTTTGAAGGAATTATCTGTTCATGTTtttagaaaaaagaagaagaaaatgctaATGACTTCAAAATTTCCTCGTTCAGAAATTCCAAGGGGACGGGGTCTACGGAAGACGTTGAAGTACTGCTTTTAGTTGaatattattttggatttttttgggGCTTTACTCTTAGGCGCCATGAAAGGAGAAAAAAAGCCTAATTCTGTTCTTAGTCCCTGTACTGTTCATATATTTAAGAGTTCGTTAAAACTTTAGTTAAATTGgatgatataattttttaaaataaaaaatgtagtcaattattatttttggtaaaagaaaagaaaccaaTACAAACTAAAATCTCAAAGGAGGTCCTCAAACAGTATTAAGCCTAGACTTCTAATACGAATAATCTGGGCTAAGCTATCGGCAATTAGATTACTTCCCTTAGGAACATGTTGAATTTTCAATTGCTCTATCTTTTTAAGCATCTGATGAATTTttctaataatagtaaaattagaGATTCCCGTATCATCTTCCATGATAACTTTTATAGCTTCAATACTATCAGTTTAAATAAAGACATTTTGGAAACACCTATCTACCATAAGATTGAGCCCATCCAAAATCCCCCGGAACTCTACCTGCAAAATTgaacaattacccaaatatctCGCAAGCCTTATAATTCACTCTCCCATGTGATCTCTCGTGCAACCTATAGTAGCTGCAAAACTCTTGTCAATCCTAACTGAACTATCAACTATTGGATATAGGCCAATTAGGTAGATTGCTTCACATTTCAAACTTTGAGATCAAGGAAACTGAGGAATATTAtacttcaattattaaataaagagTAAGAAACTAAATTACTGAAATTGAAAATAGTAAGAGTCAATTTAGAATGTGCAAAGAGTATAGGGACTCAATTTGTGAATAGTTTGTTTCAATTCTTTTCCCTTTTATTCCTTTTTTCGTTTTGCTAgattattatgaaatttacaCATTCAAATCGAGGCTATTTGTTAGAAaaggaatttataatttaaaatattattttaataaataagtcaaatatgtataattttataaagaaatatcttttaaataaaaacagaAAGTTGGATATATAGgttttttcttcagcaaaaacgaTATTTTGTTTAATTAGTTGGTGTtgagatttaatttgattttttttattgatacCTTATTACGAAGTGTTCGAAACCTTATTAAAGAAGTTTCTTTTTACTGCAGAGAATTTGATATATTCTAAAATATATGGTCACATAATATCTTAGTTACGTATAAATATAATTGGTGTAATTCTAAATTCAGTCCCCTAACATTtactatttttaactttttatccCCCACCCCCATGTTTTTAACTTCTTCCATCACTTTCTTTGTTAAATGTTTGTTTCTCTATTTCCTCCTCAGTGTGACTCatcgttatatatatataaggtataGTTCACTGATGTAACATATTGGAGGTAATTAGGCTACATATGTGGTGCTATGTTGCTCTTAGAATTACACGTGTTGGGGAGCTAGCCAAGCGAGTAGCTGAACCATACCTCACCAACTATAATGAGTAGCGAGCACACGTATCGGGCAAATAAAATTTACATGGTATGCTCTATATTATTTGTATAACATACTTTCGcccctaatttttaaattttattcaattaacttttTTAGATAGTGTACGCTACATAAGGTTTtaacaaatacataaaaattattaaatattcataaaatactcaaaaaaatcaattcatatcaACAATTCAACAATGTGAACTGTAATGCAAACTATCACAcaaaaaataattgtaatttgattaaaaattgaaGGTTAAGgattgaaatgataaaaaaaagtatttaatatcaaattaataaaatgaattaaaaggttATCTATCATTATACCAATATAATTTGGTTTGTACTGTGTGTACAAGTCTGCATCATGCGGCTGGAAACCAATaataaatctaaagaaaaaaaacgCTTTACAGAGCAAACCAGCATTGGAATTTCAATTGCTTACAGTTTTAGGCAACATTAAGAATATTATATTGTCTGTTTTGCATTATACTATGTCATCAAGATTCTAAATTTATATGCCTTACCTCCAAATAAAAGCATCTTTGATACATCTGGagttcttttttttctaaaaaaaaggtACCACAACTCCTAACTTAGTTAAACAACCCTCCAACTCTAGTTCAGACTCAGGTTTTTCGAGTTCGGGCTCATTTTGCCATCTACAGATCCCTGGATAGCCAACGGTTCAGATAGCCTGGAGAAGTTTGCTAACAATTCAAGTCTAAACTAAGTagggagaaaaaaaaaggaaaaaggaaacccatacttgaattcaaTGTATGCTAAATCTTCTGACAATCTGCACAATCACACCATGTTGTGCCCATCCTGTTGTATAAAGCCACTTGCAAGACAATCAACAGAAATCAACTCTTGCTACTAATGCATTCTCACCTACAATTTTTCTTCAAAAACTAGTAACATCAACTCATTTTGAGATCTATATATTGCTTCATTATGTTTCTTTATGCTGGATCTTACTAAAACACAGTTCCTCTTCTTCACATAGCATGTCTCCACTTCAAGTTTGTTTGGATGTAATTTAGTGATAAACCGGGGTTTGATATTGTTCGGTCCAAACTGGCATTACGTCCATTTCATACTCCGAAAACTAACATATCTTTAATAGTAACAAGCTACAAAATCCAGGCAGATGTCACAAGAAGCTGTACATTCACTAAATCTAGAGACACCAAAGAAGGATGACAACTAATCATGATACTTCACATCAGTAAGATCAAGCTGCTTGCACCAGTGACTGGTTTTAAACCAGTAACATAAACAAAAAGGGGCGTTCATGTTAGGGAAAGTAAACAAGTTTGCTTAAACAAAAGCTCCAGGTAAATGATGCACGTCCGAGGAAAAGTACAATACATATGTTAGTTAGCACGGAACAGAGGAACTCATAGCAAATGTGAATAATGATAGAATGAAGACAAAAACAAGATGGCAGATTGAGGATAATTAGATTTTACCGCTCATGCAGCTATCCAAGAGATGCTGCTCTGAATTTCTTGCTGGTTTGCAAGATAAAGATCTTATTACTTCTCGAGTAGATTTCATCGTTCGAAAATACAGTTTCCCTTGGAATGGGGAGTACTGAACTTATTCTACCAGCAGATGTAAAATGATATAAAAACGGACTTCCATGGATATCACAAGAATCAACAGCGCTTTCCAACTAAGGGTCACTGCTCTTATAGTTTATCTTCTAGCAGCGCCATCTTGTAACAAATGGAAGCTTTGCAAAGGGAACAAGAGCATGCTGTAAATCTACAAATCCAAATAAACGAAGCAATTCACCTCGATTATTCTTATCATAATATTCCCAGCATGCATTAGATCGGGCTAAGGGTTGCAATGTTCTCCAAGATACTTGTTTTAAGCCTGTAAGAAACTAGAATCACATCTTTCATGAAGATATAAAAGGAAACAATTGgaaattttctaataaaaatcactaattttcaataaaaaaaattaaaatttaacaacaaTCCAATCCAGCacactttaaaattttctagtatttctaaaccctaaatctaaaTCATGTCTTAGAATACAAAATTGAAGTTTAGAACTAAAAACTAATTACTATATCAAAAATTGTTATCGCCTCTATACAAAAAGTACACAAGAAATGAAAACCTCCACAATAAATCACTTTGGTCCGCGTGGAAACTGCCGCACCGAACATGCCACCACCTGAGCCCATTGACGCAACTTAATCTTAACCGTCTCCGGATCATCGCCTATAAcacaaaatttcaaatcaaacaaTTAAGAACGCCGTTTAATTGAACTTACTAAGAAATTTACTTTGATACTGAATTTTACCTTGATCAATTATCGAGTTAGCGCTACCGGCGTCACTAAAAGAGTCCATCGATGACGCGGACGAAGACCTCGATATCCTGCCATTGTACTGACGATTAACGGCACAGTAAAACGGCAAAGCGGGTAAAGCATGGGATAGTTTCGGATCTAACTCAGGCGAATCTGGTTCGAAGCCGAAACCTAAATCTAAACAACCTTTGAGCTCATCCAAATCATCTTCCGTGAAGCTCTGACTACGGCGGATCCCCGAGCCGTAAACTTCCTTCCGCCTGAGCCACGCCTCGTCTCGCTCAGCGTCAGGAGACCATGACCGCTGCTTGAACAAAGGGCTTGATTGTTGCGAGGGAGGAGGTAGCGGAGGCACGTAGCGTTTCGACATTGAGTTCACGGCATCCACAAAACGACGTCTCTCGCGGAGGCTGGGGTTTTCGAGGTCGGCGAGGGAGAGAGAGGGATCGAGATTTATGCAATCATATATAAGCAAATTTATACACGTAATTGGACTTGGGAGTAATTTGCTACTTTTGAGAGGGATATTTTTggaatattttattcatctatatAGGTTGTAATGTTTGCGATACCTTAGattaattgttgaaaattttaaataaatcagaagttaaattttttcaataatttaaattttttatataaaataattatttttatggaaaatatattcaattaattttatttcattgatttatttattttaatattacatcTATATTATATAGTCAAACCTATAATTGGATTCTAAATCATTGTTACATTATTAAaaggttttattttaataaaataaataaatattattttgaaaatatttttaaaattttaataaaaatcaagaaaaatgcaTGCATGAAATGGATTTTAAAACTCAAGACACTATAATCATTACTCTCTCGTCTTTTAacatttcaaccaaaatcatatttaattttcatgtcaatcttttaataaatatattacataATTATTTTCACTCACATTGTGAGTGTGTTATACGGTAAATAATttacatttacaatttaattttatttaaaataagatgaaatatttaaaaataagattaaaatgtataatgaaaattttcataacttaaaatttacatttatcaaacaatctaattatGTTTTATGCACTTAATTTTAAGTAGTTTctcaaacatattttataactgAGGGAGttgtttaataaattgaaaatttaagtacTAAAAACTTGACATGcctttattaaaacaacaaaaattaaaatttgttcgATTCCCAAAGAAAAATGTTTACATAGCTCAAGAAACCTCCAAAACAAAACCATTTGAGCAAAACAAACCAGAAAAGAAAACACTTGAGTTCCTCTGTATGCCAGCCTTGAAAATCCTTCAACTCCAGTCCTAAATCGCCAATAGAACCAATATTATGAAGCATTTTCGTATAAACGATGTTTAAAATCGAATATGCAGCACATCTCATAGATCACACATTGTCTGAAACAACTCAGCTAGGCCCTGTCGCCTCCTCAGCCACTAGGTCCATAATCGTCGGAGGGCCCTCCTCCACCCACTACATGTCTCGCTTTCGGAGAAATCCCTCAATTGCTAAAAGGTGAGCCATTCAATTTCCACCCCTTTTGATGTGTTGATATTTAAACCTCTCAAAATGCAATACTAATCGGTTGGCCTCCTATATATAAGTACTAATCTCCAATCTGTCAACCTTTTgtgcttttaattttgaaataaccaCTATGGAGTCACATTCCAAAAGAACACGGCGAAAACTCATGTGTTGTGCAAGCGGAATGGCCTGAACTGCAGCTAAGGCCTCTGCCACTTCAGCAGATAGGACATTCCTGTTCCAAGTACTAGAGGCTCCCATTACCAACCCTGCCTCATCTTTTATGACGGATATTGCGTT carries:
- the LOC121212209 gene encoding uncharacterized protein, which gives rise to MSKRYVPPLPPPSQQSSPLFKQRSWSPDAERDEAWLRRKEVYGSGIRRSQSFTEDDLDELKGCLDLGFGFEPDSPELDPKLSHALPALPFYCAVNRQYNGRISRSSSASSMDSFSDAGSANSIIDQGDDPETVKIKLRQWAQVVACSVRQFPRGPK